One genomic window of Chanos chanos chromosome 13, fChaCha1.1, whole genome shotgun sequence includes the following:
- the LOC115826534 gene encoding multidrug resistance-associated protein 1-like, translating into MDAFCSLSGLDPLWDWNLTWYTANPDLTQCFQHTVLVWFPCIYLWLCAPFYFLYLRFHNYGRISVSSLCCAKTGLGLCLASFGFLELFYLLVERSREIEQHMVFVLSPVIRSLTMVLAVSVIHLERMRGCRSSVFLFLFWMLAVVCSVVPFRANIQAIMDEGFASDAMRFVAFFAYFSLQLAQLILSCFADRRPNAMKPVSNPCPVEDASFLSKFLFWWYSGLVVKGYRSPLKAEDLWSLREEDTSEQIISDLEREWAEQRAKLQQHERSLKAAQTLGNRITEQTQLLRKLRREQSSGLCLLRTLAQNFGSFFLSGTLCLVIHDAFMFSIPQVLSLLLGFVRDEDAPLWKGYLFAFLMFLLSCLQSLFNHQYMYTCFTVGMRVKTAVMGLVYRKSLVLNNAARRTCTVGEIVNLVSADTQKLMDFVVYFNAVWVAPIEIALCLFFLWQRLGPSALAGIATVILIFPLNGFIAKMRSKLQEVQMKYMDGRIKLMNEILSGIKILKFYAWEKAFKERVLGYRERELHALKKSQILYSISIASFNSSTFLIAFAMFGVYVLIDEKNVLDAQKVFVSMALINILKTPLSQLPFAMSTTMQAVVSLKRLGKFLCQDELKQDNVEKAPYNPDGDGVVIENGTFSWARDGPPCLRRINVRVQRGSLVAVVGHVGSGKSSLLSAMLGETEKRSGHVTVKGSAAYVPQQAWIQNATLRDNIVFGREKKDSWYHRVVEACALLPDLEILPARDATEIGEKGLNLSGGQKQRVSLARAVYRKADVYLLDDPLSAVDAHVGQHIFDRVIGPKGILKNKTRVLVTHGLSFLPQVDLILVMVDGEITEMGSYTELLNRKDTFADFVKAFAGNERKESSTHRGTRKSVSRLSMTDFSIDLSQEQLISGDMGSASIQTMEAISDSEQEQDQEELGKLTEADKAHTGRVKLEMYLDYFKTIGLAFIIPILFLYAFQQAASLAYNYWLSLWADDPVVNGTQIDTDLKLGVFGALGFAQGVAIFGTTVAISLGGIIASHHLHLDLLNNVLHSPMSFFECTPSGNLLNRFSKEVDAIDCMIPDGLKMMLNYVFKMMEVCIIVLMATPFAGVVILPLTLLYAFIQSFYVATSCQLRRLESVSRSPIYTHFNETVQGVSVIRAFGEQPRFILEANSRVDHNQTSYFPRFVATRWLAVNLEFLGNLLVLAAAILSVMGRATLSPGIVGLAVSHSLQVTGILSWIVRAWTDVENNIVSVERVKEYADTPKEAAWTVENSPLPLAWPRTGTIDFREYGLQYRKGLDWALKEITLSVKEKEKVGIVGRTGAGKSSLALGIFRILEAAKGDIHIDGINIAKIGLHELRSRITIIPQDPVLFSGSLRMNLDPFDGYSDEEVWRALELAHLKNFVSGLPDKLNHECSEGGENLSLGQRQLVCLARALLRKTKILVLDEATAAVDLETDNLIQSTIRTQFEDCTVLTIAHRLNTIMDYTRVIVMDRGYIAEMDTPANLIAQRGQFYRMCREAGLV; encoded by the exons GACTGGAACCTCACATGGTACACAGCTAACCCAGACCTGACTCAGTGTTTTCAGCATACTGTACTTGTCTGGTTTCCCTGTATCTACCTATGGCTGTGTGCACCTTTCTACTTCTTATACCTCAGATTCCACAACTATGGACGCATTTCTGTATCCAGCCTCTGCTGTGCCAAGACG GGCTTGGGGCTCTGTTTGGCTTCCTTTGGTTTTTTGGAGCTGTTCTATCTGCTggtggagaggagcagagagatcGAGCAGCACATGGTGTTTGTGCTTAGTCCAGTGATACGCAGCTTAACGATG GTGCTGGCTGTTTCTGTGATTCACCTGGAGAGGATGAGAGGTTGTCgttcctctgtcttcctcttcctcttctggaTGCTGGCAGTGGTGTGTTCTGTGGTCCCTTTCAGAGCCAACATACAGGCCATCATGGACGAG ggTTTTGCGAGTGATGCCATGCGATTTGTAGCCTTCTTTGCCTACTTTTCTCTCCAGTTGGCTCAGCTGATACTAAGCTGCTTTGCTGATCGCCGTCCAAATGCTATGAAACCGGTTTCT AATCCTTGCCCAGTTGAAGATGCTTCCTTCCTGTCCAAATTTTTGTTCTGGTGGTATAGTGG GCTGGTCGTTAAAGGATACCGATCCCCACTGAAAGCTGAAGACCTTTGGTCACTGAGGGAGGAGGACACATCTGAGCAGATTATCTCTGACCTGGAGAGGGAGTGGGCAGAACAGCGGGCCAAACTCCAGCA GCATGAAAGGTCCCTGAAGGCTGCACAGACTCTGGGCAACAGGATCACAGAGCAAACCCAGCTCCTGAGAAAACTCCGCAGAGAGCAAAGCTCCGGGCTCTGTCTGCTCCGCACACTGGCTCAGAACTTCGGGTCCTTCTTCCTGTCTGGGACGCTCTGTCTGGTGATCCATGATGCCTTCATGTTCTCCATTCCACAGGTGCTGAG TCTGCTGCTGGGTTTTGTGAGGGATGAAGACGCCCCCTTGTGGAAGGGTTACCTCTTTGCCTTCCTGATGTTCCTGTTGTCCTGCCTGCAGTCCCTGTTCAATCACCAGTATATGTACACCTGCTTCACTGTGGGAATGAGGGTCAAAACCGCCGTCATGGGTCTGGTCTACCGCAAG TCTCTGGTTCTCAATAACGCAGCTCGCAGAACCTGCACTGTCGGGGAGATCGTAAACCTAGTGTCCGCTGACACACAGAAGCTTATGGACTTTGTTGTGTACTTCAACGCAGTCTGGGTGGCACCCATCGAAATTGCCCTCTGCCTTTTCTTCCTCTGGCAG CGCCTTGGTCCATCAGCCTTGGCTGGCATTGCCACAGTGATTCTCATCTTCCCGTTGAATGGCTTTATTGCCAAAATGAGGAGCAAACTCCAG GAGGTGCAGATGAAGTACATGGATGGACGCATTAAACTAATGAACGAGATCCTCAGCGGAATAAAGATTTTGAAGTTCTATGCATGGGAGAAGGCCTTCAAGGAACGAGTGCTGGgctacagggagagagagctgcacGCCCTGAAGAAATCTCAGATCCTCTACTCCATCTCCATCGCCTCCTTCAACTCTTCAACGTTCTTG ATTGCATTCGCCATGTTTGGGGTCTATGTGCTGATTGATGagaagaatgttctggatgCACAGAAAGTGTTTGTTTCCATGGCCCTGATCAACATCCTCAAGACACCACTGAGCCAGCTTCCCTTCGCCATGAGCACGACCATGCAG GCTGTTGTCTCACTGAAGCGGCTTGGAAAGTTTCTCTGTCAGGACGAGTTGAAGCAAGACAACGTAGAAAAAGCTCCCTACAATCCTG ATGGTGATGGCGTCGTGATTGAGAATGGTACGTTCAGTTGGGCCAGAGATGGTCCTCCATGCCTGAGGAG GATCAACGTGCGAGTGCAGCGTGGCTCGTTGGTAGCAGTGGTTGGTCATGTCGGTAGCGGCAAGTCGTCTCTGCTCTCTGCAATGCTGggtgaaacagagaagaggagcgGACACGTCACAGTGAAG GGATCGGCGGCGTATGTGCCTCAGCAGGCCTGGATCCAGAATGCCACCCTGAGGGACAACATCGTATTTGGGCGGGAGAAGAAGGACAGCTGGTACCACAGAGTGGTGGAGGCCTGTGCTCTCTTACCAGACCTGGAGATTCTACCTGCGAGAGATGCCACAGAGATTGGAGAGAAG ggcCTGAACCTGTCAGGCGGGCAGAAGCAGAGAGTGAGCCTGGCACGTGCCGTGTACAGGAAAGCCGACGTCTACCTGTTGGACGACCCGCTGTCGGCCGTTGATGCCCATGTGGGACAGCACATCTTTGACCGAGTTATTGGGCCAAAAGGGATCCTTAAAAACAAG ACGCGTGTGTTGGTGACCCACGGGCTAAGTTTCCTGCCCCAGGTTGACCTGATCCTAGTGATGGTGGATGGAGAGATTACAGAGATGGGATCTTACACAGAGCTGCTGAACAGGAAGGACACTTTTGCAGACTTTGTAAAAGCATTTGCTGGAAATGAACGTAAAGAGAGctccacacacagag GCACCAGGAAATCTGTTTCTCGTCTCAGTATGACGGATTTCTCTATCGACCTCTCACAGGAGCAACTCATCAG CGGAGACATGGGAAGTGCTAGCATACAAACCATGGAGGCCATATCGGACTCAGAGCAAGAACAGGACCAAGAGGAACTGGGGAAATTGACTGAGGCTGACAAAGCCCACACAGGCAGA GTGAAGTTGGAGATGTACTTGGACTATTTCAAGACCATCGGCCTGGCCTTCATCATTCCCATCCTCTTCCTCTATGCCTTCCAACAGGCTGCCTCCCTAGCCTACAATTACTGGCTAAGCCTTTGGGCCGATGACCCCGTTGTCAATGGCACTCAGATAGACACAGATCTTAAGCTTGGTGTTTTTGGAGCTCTTGGTTTTGCACAAG gtgtggCAATTTTCGGAACCACAGTGGCGATATCTCTGGGAGGCATCATAGCAtctcatcacctgcacctggACCTACTCAACAACGTGCTCCATTCCCCTATGTCCTTTTTCGAGTGCACTCCCAGCGGGAACCTGCTGAACCGCTTCTCTAAGGAAGTGGATGCTATTGACTGCATGATCCCCGATGGTTTGAAGATGATGCTCAATTACGTCTTCAAAATGATGGAGGTCTGCATCATCGTGCTGATGGCGACACCTTTTGCTGGAGTGGTTATTCTCCCGTTGACGCTCCTCTATGCCTTCATCCAG AGTTTCTACGTGGCCACATCCTGCCAGCTGCGCAGGCTGGAGTCAGTGAGTCGCTCACCCATCTACACGCACTTCAATGAGACAGTGCAGGGAGTCAGTGTGATTCGAGCCTTTGGAGAGCAGCCCAGGTTCATCCTGGAGGCAAACAGCAGGGTGGACCACAACCAGACCTCTTACTTCCCCAGATTTGTGGCCACCAG GTGGTTGGCTGTGAACTTGGAGTTCTTGGGGAACCTGTTGGTTCTTGCAGCTGCTATACTCTCTGTAATGGGAAGGGCAACTCTGAGCCCCGGCATTGTGGGACTGGCAGTTTCCCACTCCCTCCAG GTGACAGGAATCCTGAGCTGGATTGTTCGAGCGTGGACAGACGTGGAGAACAACATTGTGTCAGTGGAGCGGGTGAAGGAGTATGCGGACACACCGAAAGAG GCAGCCTGGACGGTGGAGAACAGTCCCCTCCCACTGGCCTGGCCAAGAACTGGCACTATTGACTTTAGGGAATACGGACTTCAGTATCGCAAGGGTCTGGACTGGGCCCTGAAGGAAATCACTCTGAGTgttaaggagaaagagaag GTTGGAATAGTAGGGAGGACAGGAGCTGGAAAGTCCTCTCTTGCTCTGGGAATCTTCCGGATCCTGGAAGCTGCTAAGGGAGATATCCACATCGATGGGATAAACATCGCCAAGATCGGTCTGCATGAACTGAGGTCTCGCATCACCATCATACCACAG GATCCGGTGCTGTTCTCTGGATCTCTGCGCATGAACCTGGATCCCTTTGATGGTTACTCAGATGAGGAGGTGTGGAGAGCTCTGGAACTGGCACATCTGAAGAATTTTGTGTCTGGTTTGCCTGACAAACTCAACCACGAGTGctcagagggaggagagaaccTCAG TTTGGGCCAGCGGCAGCTGGTTTGCCTGGCTCGAGCTCTCCTCCGCAAGACCAAGATTCTGGTTTTGGACGAGGCCACGGCAGCTGTGGATCTGGAGACAGACAATCTGATCCAGTCCACCATCCGAACCCAGTTTGAAGACTGCACCGTTCTGACCATTGCACATCGACTGAACACCATCATGGATTACACCAG GGTGATTGTAATGGATAGAGGTTATATAGCAGAGATGGACACCCCAGCCAATCTGATCGCTCAGCGTGGTCAGTTTTACAGGATGTGCCGAGAGGCAGGGCTGGTCTGA